The following are from one region of the Bradyrhizobium septentrionale genome:
- a CDS encoding IS1182 family transposase yields the protein MSKYFRPWNIDQTLLLPPNVQDFVPKGHVSRFMVDLVRESLDLREIMGSYVSGLGQPPFDPRMMVALLLHSYASGLYSSRRIAKACRERNDFVMIVALDAPDFRTISDFRKRHLKALGALFVQVLKLCETAGLVKLGHVALDGTKIKANASKHKAMSYERMKKREAELKAEVARMLAAAEAADASEDETFGNSDELPDWTVDKQKRLAKIQQAMAALEADAKLAAEEERRIEAEKEQQRQAEGRKKPGKPAALPSEEPNPKAQRNFTDPESRIMKSKDGFVQAYNAQAAVDAHAQIIVAQELTQHGSDQGQLVPLIEAIESNLGRKPRQASADSGYCSEANLEALDTRSIDGYVAPGRAKHPTVANGKVGGPLTQAMRKKIDDGGFETPYRLRKQVVEPVFGQIKQARGFRQFLLRGIEKVRAEWTMICTVHNLLKLFNLANAA from the coding sequence ATGAGCAAGTATTTTCGGCCTTGGAACATCGATCAGACGCTGCTTCTGCCGCCGAATGTGCAGGACTTCGTGCCGAAAGGCCATGTCTCGCGGTTTATGGTTGATCTGGTGCGGGAGAGCCTCGATCTCAGGGAGATCATGGGCAGCTATGTGAGCGGGCTTGGGCAGCCGCCGTTTGATCCGCGGATGATGGTGGCGCTGCTGCTGCATAGCTATGCGAGTGGGCTGTATTCGTCGCGTCGGATTGCCAAGGCCTGCCGGGAGCGGAACGATTTTGTGATGATCGTGGCGCTGGATGCGCCGGATTTTCGGACGATCAGCGACTTTCGCAAGCGACATTTGAAGGCGCTCGGCGCGCTATTCGTGCAGGTTCTGAAGTTGTGCGAGACGGCCGGGCTGGTCAAGCTCGGTCATGTCGCGCTGGATGGTACGAAGATCAAGGCGAACGCGTCGAAACACAAGGCGATGAGTTATGAGCGCATGAAGAAGCGCGAGGCGGAATTGAAGGCCGAGGTCGCTCGCATGCTGGCGGCCGCCGAGGCGGCGGATGCCTCGGAGGATGAGACTTTCGGCAACAGCGACGAACTGCCGGACTGGACCGTCGACAAGCAGAAACGGCTGGCGAAGATCCAGCAAGCGATGGCGGCGCTGGAAGCGGACGCCAAACTGGCGGCGGAGGAAGAGCGCCGCATCGAGGCCGAAAAGGAACAGCAGCGCCAGGCCGAAGGCCGCAAGAAGCCGGGCAAACCGGCGGCGCTGCCATCGGAGGAACCCAATCCCAAGGCGCAACGCAACTTCACCGATCCGGAAAGCCGCATCATGAAGTCGAAGGATGGCTTCGTTCAGGCCTATAATGCCCAGGCGGCCGTCGATGCACATGCCCAGATCATTGTCGCGCAAGAACTGACCCAGCACGGCAGCGATCAGGGCCAGTTGGTGCCCCTGATCGAGGCCATCGAGAGCAATCTTGGCCGCAAGCCGCGGCAGGCCTCAGCGGATTCCGGCTACTGCAGCGAAGCCAATCTCGAAGCGCTCGACACACGCAGCATCGATGGCTATGTCGCGCCCGGACGCGCCAAACACCCGACAGTAGCGAACGGAAAAGTCGGCGGCCCGCTGACACAGGCCATGCGAAAGAAGATCGACGATGGCGGCTTCGAAACACCCTACCGATTGCGAAAGCAAGTGGTGGAGCCGGTGTTCGGGCAGATCAAACAGGCAAGAGGCTTCCGCCAGTTCCTGTTGCGGGGCATCGAGAAAGTGCGCGCCGAGTGGACAATGATCTGCACCGTCCATAACCTCCTCAAGCTGTTCAACCTCGCAAACGCAGCCTGA
- the dctA gene encoding C4-dicarboxylate transporter DctA, translating into MTTMATAAPARASQTWYKILYVQVLIAIVIGAIVGWQWPSVATNDWVKALGDGFIKLIKMVIAPIIFCTVASGIAHIQDAKKVGRVGVKALVYFEIVSSFALVLGLVMGNLVQVGRGLAVKPDAAAVANYVKQAEASKTVDFFLNIIPDTVVGALARGDVLQVLLFAILFGFSLMALGERGARLRGMIDDVAHAVFGVIAIIMKAAPIGAFGAMAFTIGKFGPAALGNLIGLIALFYATAAIFVVVVLGLIARLVGFSIFKFIAYIKDELLIVLGTSSSESALPQLMEKLERLGCSKPVVGLVVPTGYSFNLDGTNIYMTLATLFIAQTLGVDLTLGQQLTILLVAMLASKGASGVTGAGFITLAATLSVVNPALVPGMAIVFSIDKFMSEVRALTNITGNGIAAVFVSWWEGELKHGTLHARLNQPADSTSIDIRSTRR; encoded by the coding sequence ATGACCACCATGGCAACTGCGGCGCCTGCGCGCGCGTCGCAAACCTGGTATAAAATTCTCTACGTCCAAGTGTTGATCGCTATCGTGATTGGCGCCATCGTCGGATGGCAGTGGCCATCGGTCGCGACCAACGACTGGGTCAAGGCGCTCGGTGACGGCTTCATCAAGCTGATCAAGATGGTGATCGCGCCGATCATCTTCTGCACCGTTGCATCCGGCATCGCGCATATTCAGGACGCAAAGAAAGTCGGGCGCGTCGGCGTCAAGGCGCTGGTATACTTCGAAATCGTCTCCAGCTTTGCCTTGGTGTTGGGCCTTGTCATGGGCAATCTGGTTCAAGTCGGCCGTGGCCTTGCCGTCAAACCCGATGCTGCGGCAGTCGCCAATTACGTCAAGCAGGCGGAAGCCTCGAAAACCGTCGATTTCTTTCTCAATATCATTCCCGATACCGTGGTCGGCGCCCTGGCTCGCGGCGATGTTCTGCAGGTGCTCCTGTTCGCGATCCTGTTTGGCTTTTCGCTGATGGCGCTGGGAGAGCGTGGAGCGCGGCTGCGCGGCATGATTGACGACGTTGCGCACGCGGTGTTCGGCGTGATCGCTATCATCATGAAAGCGGCTCCGATCGGCGCGTTCGGCGCAATGGCCTTCACGATCGGCAAGTTCGGGCCGGCGGCGCTCGGTAATCTGATCGGTCTGATCGCGCTATTTTATGCGACGGCCGCGATATTTGTAGTGGTCGTTCTCGGCCTGATCGCGCGCCTTGTCGGCTTTTCGATCTTCAAGTTCATTGCCTATATCAAGGATGAGCTTCTAATCGTGCTCGGCACCTCGTCTTCGGAAAGCGCGCTGCCGCAATTGATGGAGAAGCTCGAGCGGCTGGGCTGCTCCAAGCCCGTGGTCGGCCTCGTGGTGCCAACCGGCTACTCCTTCAACCTCGACGGCACCAACATCTATATGACGCTTGCGACCTTGTTCATTGCCCAGACGCTCGGGGTCGATCTCACTCTTGGCCAGCAGCTCACGATCTTACTCGTGGCAATGCTGGCCTCGAAGGGGGCAAGCGGCGTCACCGGCGCGGGCTTCATCACGCTCGCTGCTACGTTGTCGGTGGTCAACCCAGCGCTAGTGCCGGGCATGGCAATCGTGTTCTCGATCGACAAGTTCATGAGCGAGGTACGAGCCCTTACCAATATCACCGGCAACGGCATCGCAGCTGTGTTCGTCTCCTGGTGGGAAGGCGAACTCAAGCACGGGACGCTGCACGCCCGGCTCAACCAGCCCGCCGATTCCACCAGCATCGACATTAGAAGCACAAGGAGGTAG